A DNA window from Fragaria vesca subsp. vesca linkage group LG3, FraVesHawaii_1.0, whole genome shotgun sequence contains the following coding sequences:
- the LOC101309911 gene encoding serine/threonine-protein kinase HT1-like isoform 1: MATSCFHSLRLRKSKGKSLPNPSSSSKYQYNSDMDNMERKRFDSLESWSMILESENVETWEVAKEDQEEWTADLSQLFIGNKFASGAHSRIYRGIYKQRAVAVKMVRIPNQREETRTLLEQQFKSEVALLSRLFHPNIVQFLAACKKPPVYCIITEYMSQGTLRMYLNKKEPYSLSTETILRLALDISRGMEYLHSQGVIHRDLKSNNLLLNDDMRVKVADFGTSCLETQCQETKGNKGTYRWMAPEMIKEKPCSRKVDVYSFGIVLWELTTSLLPFQGMTPVQAAFAVAEKNERPPLPASCQPALAHLIKRCWAPNPSKRPDFSDIVSALEKYDECVKEGLPLTHHSRLVSRNAILERLKGCVSLSSSIPVHA; this comes from the exons ATGGCGACCTCATGTTTCCATTCACTTCGTCTCCGAAAGTCGAAGGGCAAGTCGTTGCCAAATCCGTCGTCGTCTTCGAAATACCAGTACAATTCAGACATGGACAACATGGAGAGGAAGAGATTTGATAGCTTGGAGTCATGGTCTATGATATTGGAGTCGGAAAATGTGGAGACTTGGGAGGTGGCCAAGGAGGACCAGGAGGAGTGGACTGCTGATCTTTCTCAGCTGTTCATTGGTAACAAATTTGCTTCAGGAGCACACAGTCGGATTTACCGTGGGATTTACAAGCAGAGAGCTGTTGCTGTGAAAATGGTGAGGATTCCAAACCAGAGGGAGGAGACCAGAACCTTACTTGAGCAGCAATTCAAGTCTGAAGTTGCTCTACTTTCGCGGCTCTTTCATCCCAACATAGTGCAG TTTCTTGCAGCTTGTAAAAAGCCACCTGTGTACTGTATCATCACAGAGTATATGTCACAAGGAACATTGAGGATGTATCTCAACAAGAAAGAGCCATATTCGCTTTCGACAGAGACGATTCTGAGGTTAGCGCTTGACATATCCCGGGGAATGGAGTATCTTCATTCTCAAGGTGTGATCCATAGAGACCTAAAGTCAAATAACTTGCTACTCAATGATGATATGAGGGTGAAGGTGGCAGATTTTGGCACATCGTGCCTTGAAACACAGTGCCAGGAGACGAAAGGAAACAAGGGGACTTATCGCTGGATGGCGCCAGAGATGATCAAGGAGAAACCTTGTTCTAGGAAAGTTGATGTTTATAGCTTTGGGATTGTGCTGTGGGAGCTGACAACATCTTTGCTTCCTTTTCAAGGAATGACTCCTGTGCAGGCTGCATTTGCTGTGGCTGAGAAG AATGAACGGCCTCCACTGCCGGCGAGTTGTCAACCAGCACTTGCACACCTCATCAAGCGCTGTTGGGCACCGAACCCCTCGAAGCGACCAGATTTTAGCGACATTGTGTCTGCTTTGGAGAAGTATGATGAGTGTGTGAAGGAAGGTCTTCCTCTCACACATCACTCGAGGCTGGTAAGTCGAAATGCCATCCTCGAACGCTTGAAAGGTTGTGTATCCTTGAGCTCTTCCATACCTGTACATGCCTGA
- the LOC101308362 gene encoding RPM1-interacting protein 4-like, whose protein sequence is MSTSDEQKRPHVPRFGDWNNKGDDAPYTAAFDKARKSKLKDGVKILNPNDHQENPEACTIVEKERVKDELVMKMKLPIVAEENRKCSSESETIALRPSHSRRLSHHRRKSDESELSVCSEKPIPKFGDWDESDLKSGEDFTYKFNKLKEEKKNISEMFSAALSSGSNNGVNARNHEKSFSISKICCFHIFPRGRA, encoded by the exons ATGAGTACTTCTGATGAGCAAAAAAGACCTCATGTCCCGAGATTTGGAGATTGGAACAACAAGGGAGACGATGCACCATACACCGCTGCTTTCGACAAGGCCCGAAAAAGTAAATTGAAAGATGGAGTGAAGATACTAAACCCCAACGATCATCAGGAGAATCCAGAAGCTTGCACCATCGTAGAGAAAGAGAGAGTGAAAGATGAGTTGGTGATGAAGATGAAACTCCCTATTGTTGCTGAAGAGAATCGAAAGTGCTCATCGGAATCTGAAACCATTGCGCTACGACCGTCACATAGTCGTCGTTTGAGTCACCACCGTCGCAAGAGTGATGAATCAGAGCTATCTGTGTGTAGTGAAAAG CCAATACCAAAATTTGGGGATTGGGATGAGAGCGACCTAAAATCAGGCGAAGATTTTACATACAAATTCAACAAACTGAAAGAAGAAAAGAAGAATATATCTGAAATGTTCTCAGCTGCTTTGTCTTCAGGATCAAACAATGGTGTTAATGCCAGAAATCATGAAAAATCTTTTTCCATATCAAAG ATTTGCTGCTTTCATATATTTCCAAGAGGAAGGGCATAA
- the LOC101309911 gene encoding serine/threonine-protein kinase HT1-like isoform 2 has product MATSCFHSLRLRKSKGKSLPNPSSSSKYQYNSDMDNMERKRFDSLESWSMILESENVETWEVAKEDQEEWTADLSQLFIGNKFASGAHSRIYRGIYKQRAVAVKMVRIPNQREETRTLLEQQFKSEVALLSRLFHPNIVQFLAACKKPPVYCIITEYMSQGTLRMLALDISRGMEYLHSQGVIHRDLKSNNLLLNDDMRVKVADFGTSCLETQCQETKGNKGTYRWMAPEMIKEKPCSRKVDVYSFGIVLWELTTSLLPFQGMTPVQAAFAVAEKNERPPLPASCQPALAHLIKRCWAPNPSKRPDFSDIVSALEKYDECVKEGLPLTHHSRLVSRNAILERLKGCVSLSSSIPVHA; this is encoded by the exons ATGGCGACCTCATGTTTCCATTCACTTCGTCTCCGAAAGTCGAAGGGCAAGTCGTTGCCAAATCCGTCGTCGTCTTCGAAATACCAGTACAATTCAGACATGGACAACATGGAGAGGAAGAGATTTGATAGCTTGGAGTCATGGTCTATGATATTGGAGTCGGAAAATGTGGAGACTTGGGAGGTGGCCAAGGAGGACCAGGAGGAGTGGACTGCTGATCTTTCTCAGCTGTTCATTGGTAACAAATTTGCTTCAGGAGCACACAGTCGGATTTACCGTGGGATTTACAAGCAGAGAGCTGTTGCTGTGAAAATGGTGAGGATTCCAAACCAGAGGGAGGAGACCAGAACCTTACTTGAGCAGCAATTCAAGTCTGAAGTTGCTCTACTTTCGCGGCTCTTTCATCCCAACATAGTGCAG TTTCTTGCAGCTTGTAAAAAGCCACCTGTGTACTGTATCATCACAGAGTATATGTCACAAGGAACATTGAGGAT GTTAGCGCTTGACATATCCCGGGGAATGGAGTATCTTCATTCTCAAGGTGTGATCCATAGAGACCTAAAGTCAAATAACTTGCTACTCAATGATGATATGAGGGTGAAGGTGGCAGATTTTGGCACATCGTGCCTTGAAACACAGTGCCAGGAGACGAAAGGAAACAAGGGGACTTATCGCTGGATGGCGCCAGAGATGATCAAGGAGAAACCTTGTTCTAGGAAAGTTGATGTTTATAGCTTTGGGATTGTGCTGTGGGAGCTGACAACATCTTTGCTTCCTTTTCAAGGAATGACTCCTGTGCAGGCTGCATTTGCTGTGGCTGAGAAG AATGAACGGCCTCCACTGCCGGCGAGTTGTCAACCAGCACTTGCACACCTCATCAAGCGCTGTTGGGCACCGAACCCCTCGAAGCGACCAGATTTTAGCGACATTGTGTCTGCTTTGGAGAAGTATGATGAGTGTGTGAAGGAAGGTCTTCCTCTCACACATCACTCGAGGCTGGTAAGTCGAAATGCCATCCTCGAACGCTTGAAAGGTTGTGTATCCTTGAGCTCTTCCATACCTGTACATGCCTGA
- the LOC101309617 gene encoding uncharacterized membrane protein At1g16860-like codes for MGSRIPSHQLSNGLVVSGPPEYLKERQPTMGSRAVPYTGGDVKKSGELGKMFDIQIGDHLPGPPPPLKPSRHSSSSQQNSGSVRSGSNSGQISKKSSGPMTPQLQPTGLITSGPLGSGSQGSGPRRSSGQLEQTASMSNKVVYGSAVTALTDDVKVNFRVSKAVVWVFMVAVAMGLLVGGFLMVAVKKWVILMAVVLVLVPVGVVVVWNYVWGKRGLLGFVRSYPDAELRGAVDGQFVKVTGVVTCGSIPLESSYQRVPRCVYVSTELCEAQGCGSKSTNKKANHSEKYVADFYISDFQSGLRALVKAGYGAKVAPFVKPATVVDVTKENRDMSPSFLRWLAERNLSTDDRIMRLKEGYIKEGSTVSVMGVVRRHDNVVMIVPPVQPVSTGFQWLRCLLPTYVEGLILTCDDTQDADVVPV; via the exons ATGGGTTCTCGAATCCCATCGCACCAGCTCAGCAACGGGCTGGTGGTGTCGGGTCCGCCCGAGTACCTCAAGGAGCGGCAGCCCACAATGGGCTCACGCGCCGTTCCTTACACCGGCGGCGACGTCAAGAAATCCGGGGAACTCGGCAAAATGTTCGACATCCAAATCGGGGATCATCTCCCTGGCCCACCTCCTCCGTTGAAGCCCTCCCGCCATTCTTCTTCTTCCCAACAGAACAGCGGATCCGTCCGATCAGGGTCCAACTCCGGACAGATTTCCAAGAAGTCGTCCGGCCCAATGACGCCGCAGCTCCAGCCCACTGGGCTCATCACCTCCGGGCCATTGGGCTCGGGCTCGCAGGGGAGCGGGCCCAGGAGGTCGTCGGGGCAGCTGGAGCAGACGGCGTCGATGAGCAACAAGGTGGTGTACGGGTCGGCGGTGACGGCGCTGACCGATGACGTGAAGGTGAATTTTCGGGTTTCGAAAGCGGTGGTGTGGGTGTTCATGGTGGCGGTGGCGATGGGTTTGCTGGTGGGTGGGTTTCTGATGGTGGCGGTGAAGAAGTGGGTGATATTGATGGCGGTGGTGCTGGTTTTGGTGCCGGTGGGGGTGGTGGTTGTCTGGAATTACGTGTGGGGGAAGCGAGGGTTGCTTGGTTTTGTGAGGAGTTACCCTGATGCTGAGCTCAGAGGAGCCGTGGATGGACAGTTCGTCAAGGTTACTGGG GTTGTTACTTGTGGCAGCATTCCTTTGGAATCATCCTACCAAAGGGTACCTAGGTGTGTTTATGTTTCCACAGAGTTATGTGAAGCTCAAGGATGTGGTAGCAAGTCCACAAATAAAAAAGCGAATCATTCAGAG AAATATGTGGCTGACTTTTACATCTCGGACTTCCAATCTGGGTTAAGAGCATTAGTGAAAGCGGGATATGGGGCCAAGGTTGCACCATTTGTTAAACCAGCCACTGTCGTGGATGTGACTAAAGAAAACAGAGACATGTCTCCCAGTTTCTTACGCTGGCTTGCAGAGCGCAACCTCTCTACTGATGACCGTATAATGCGCCTCAAAGAGGG GTATATAAAAGAAGGAAGTACTGTGAGTGTGATGGGGGTTGTTCGACGCCATGATAATGTTGTCATGATTGTTCCTCCAGTGCAGCCTGTCTCAACAGGCTTTCAGTGGTTACGCTGCCTTCTCCCGACTTATGTTGAAGGTCTAATTCTGACATGTGATGATACTCAAGATGCTGATGTGGTTCCTGTGTAG
- the LOC101309036 gene encoding EH domain-containing protein 1-like, with the protein MEIGSGPIGSCSKEHQKIYRDWFNFVDSDGDGRITGNEGAKFFAMSKLSRPELKQVWASADSKRQGFLGFSEFITAMQLISFAQDHELSPDVLKTEVDWENIKPPVMEGVDALMTYTKNSSTNGVAMNGNGITHNQPSAERTASKSVKRLPPNAVTSIVDGLKRLYIEKLKPLEAAYRFNDFGNPLLTNSDFDAKPMVMLLGQYSTGKTTFIKHLLRCNYPGAHIGPEPTTDRFVVVMSGPDERSIPGNTIAVHADMPFSGLTSFGGSFLSKFECSQMPHPLLDEITLVDTPGVLSGEKQRTQRSYDFTGVISWFAAKCDLILLLFDPHKLDISDEFKRVIASLRGHDDKIRVVLNKADQVDTQQLMRVYGALMWSLGKVLNTPEVVRVYIGSFNDKPVNEEAVGPMGRELFEMEQGDLLADLVDIPKKACDRQINEFVKRARAAKIHAYIISHLKKEMPAMMGKSKTQKRLLENLEEEFAKVQREYHLPPGDFPNVEQFREVLSNYNIDKFEKVKPKMIQAVDDMLGYEIPELLKNLRNPYD; encoded by the exons ATGGAGATCGGGTCGGGTCCGATCGGGTCGTGCTCGAAAGAGCACCAGAAGATTTACAGGGACTGGTTCAACTTTGTCGATTCAG ACGGAGATGGCCGGATTACCGGTAACGAAGGCGCGAAGTTCTTCGCCATGTCCAAGCTTTCCAGGCCAGAACTCAAGCAG GTTTGGGCAAGTGCCGATTCGAAACGGCAAGGGTTTTTAGGGTTCAGTGAGTTCATCACAGCAATGCAG CTGATTTCATTTGCACAAGATCATGAGTTAAGTCCAGACGTGCTCAAAACTGAAG TTGACTGGGAGAACATTAAACCTCCGGTGATGGAAGGTGTGGATGCTTTAATGACT TATACAAAGAATTCTTCAACAAATGGAGTCGCCATGAATG GAAATGGAATCACTCATAATCAACCATCAGCTGAACGGACTGCTTCAAAATCAGTGAAGAGA CTACCTCCCAATGCAGTTACATCTATAGTTGATGGCTTGAAGAGATTGTACATTGAAAAACTTAAACCATTGGAAGCTGCATATCGTTTCAATGATTTTGGCAATCCATTACTG ACTAACAGTGATTTTGATGCTAAGCCCATGGTCATGCTTTTGGGTCAGTATTCAACTGGAAAAACAACATTTATAAAGCATTTGTTAAGATGCAACTATCCAG GAGCTCATATTGGGCCAGAGCCTACGACTGATAGATTTGTTGTTGTGATG TCTGGACCTGATGAAAGGAGCATTCCTGGAAATACCATAGCTGTTCATGCAGACATGCCTTTTAGCGGTCTAACAAGTTTTGGAGGTTCATTTCTGTCAAAATTTGAGTGTTCCCAAATGCCTCATCCA TTGCTAGATGAAATTACACTTGTGGACACTCCTGGGGTTCTGTCTGGAGAAAAGCAACGAACACAAAGGAGTTATGATTTCACTGGTGTCATATCGTGGTTTGCTGCAAAATGCGATCTCATTCTTCTTCTTTTTGACCCTCATAAGCTTGATATCAGTGATGAATTCAAGCGTGTAATTGCATCTCTACGTGGGCATGATGACAAGATTCGAGTGGTTCTGAACAAAGCAGATCAAGTTGATACTCAACAA CTGATGAGAGTTTATGGGGCATTAATGTGGTCACTTGGAAAGGTTTTGAATACTCCAGAAGTTGTGCGTGTTTATATTGG CTCATTTAACGATAAACCTGTCAATGAAGAAGCTGTTGGCCCCATGGGTAGAGAGCTTTTTGAAATGGAACAAGGTGACCTCCTTGCTGACCTGGTTGATATACCAAAGAAAGCTTGTGATCGTCAG ATCAATGAATTTGTGAAACGTGCTAGAGCTGCTAAGATTCATGCTTATATAATTAGCCATCTTAAGAAAGAGATGCCTGCAATGATGGGGAAATCTAAGACTCAGAAGCGACTCCTGGAAAATCTTGAAGAAGAGTTTGCAAAG GTCCAGAGGGAGTATCATTTACCACCAGGTGACTTTCCAAATGTTGAACAATTTCGAGAGGTCTTGAGCAATTACAACATAGATAAATTTGAGAAAGTGAAGCCAAAGATGATTCAAGCTGTAGATGACATGCTTGGTTATGAAATCCCTGAGCTCTTAAAGAATCTCAGAAACCCCTACGATTAA
- the LOC101308947 gene encoding F-box protein CPR30-like produces the protein MSEHIPEDVISKIFQRLPVKSLIRFTSVSKRWRSIILQDPHFAASHYQIASENKTLSHSVCFRGYFDSDCFFESQTTSSSSSPVMKTGLRCPFTKPDSLVYLYCSCRGLKLPDPGVPNEFQIFTGFGYVSATDDYKILIANSRFEEGEQSKIHIFSSKSKSWRRIQDSQYSGLSMSVLGTLCNETLHWLRFKQDIIVAFDLADEKFRIMALPVVEEYGGLGDFGGCLCVFGQVDVAAASIDLWVMREYGKGNSWTKLFNLRISDQPDKQICYVQPILVTETCTFLEIHTESGSDRRVAKLVKSYHNELKIEEVHVDRYRHGMVGYEESLLWLE, from the exons ATGTCGGAGCACATACCTGAAGATGTGATATCGAAGATCTTCCAGAGGTTGCCCGTCAAGTCCTTGATCCGCTTCACCTCTGTTTCGAAGCGCTGGCGCTCCATCATTCTCCAAGACCCTCATTTCGCCGCATCCCATTACCAAATAGCTTCTGAAAACAAAACGCTCAGTCACAGTGTCTGCTTCCGCGGCTATTTCGACTCTGACTGCTTCTTCGAATCCCAAACGACGTCATCGTCTTCTTCTCCGGTGATGAAGACAGGCCTTCGCTGCCCGTTCACGAAACCTGACAGCTTGGTTTACCTGTACTGTTCTTGCCGTGGTTTG AAACTACCTGATCCTGGTGTTCCAAATGAGTTTCAAATCTTTACTGGTTTCGGCTACGTCTCGGCCACTGACGACTACAAGATTCTCATCGCCAACTCTAGATTTGAGGAGGGAGAGCAATCCAAGATCCACATCTTCTCGTCGAAATCCAAATCTTGGAGAAGGATTCAAGATTCCCAATATTCGGGTTTGTCGATGTCAGTTTTGGGGACTCTTTGTAACGAGACACTTCATTGGCTGAGGTTCAAGCAAGATATTATAGTTGCTTTTGATTTAGCAGATGAGAAGTTCCGGATAATGGCGCTGCCTGTTGTTGAGGAGTATGGAGGTTTAGGGGACTTTGGAGGTTGTCTGTGTGTGTTTGGTCAGGTGGATGTTGCTGCTGCCTCTATAGATTTGTGGGTCATGAGGGAATATGGTAAGGGTAACTCCTGGACTAAGCTGTTTAACTTGAGGATTTCTGATCAGCCTGATAAGCAGATATGTTATGTCCAGCCAATCTTGGTTACTGAAACTTGTACATTTCTGGAGATACATACTGAATCAGGAAGTGACCGAAGGGTGGCGAAGCTGGTCAAGAGTTATCATAATGAATTGAAGATCGAAGAGGTTCATGTGGATAGATATAGGCACGGAATGGTTGGATATGAAGAGAGTCTACTTTGGCTTGAGTAA
- the LOC101310383 gene encoding acyl-protein thioesterase 1-like isoform 1: protein MLIAKPTAALLIATLSSTVLFILLSSRPNLSPRPDSMARSFVLWLHGLGDSGPANEPIKTLFTSPEFRNTIWSFPSAPSIPVTCNYGAVMPSWFDIHEIPITANSPKDESGLLKAVRNVHKMIDKEIAAGTNPKNVFVCGFSQGGALTLASALLYPQTLGGAAVFSGWLPFNSSIIQQIPPEAKRTPILWSHGIDDRTVMFEAGQAGPPFLEQAGVSCEFKAYPGLAHSISNDELKHLESWIKTRLNSSS, encoded by the exons ATGCTAATAGCAAAGCCAACTGCTGCTCTTCTTATCGCCACCCTCAGTAGCACTGTTTTGTTCATACTACTCTCCTCCCGGCCAAACCTTTCTCCAAGACCAGACTCGATGGCTCGCAGCTTCGTTCTCTGGCTTCATGGGTTGGGCGATTCCGGCCCAGCCAACGAGCCCATCAAGACCCTCTTCACCTCCCCGGAGTTTCGGAACACCATCTGGTCCTTCCCATCTGCTCCCTCAATCCCAGTCACATGCAACT ACGGTGCTGTGATGCCTTCATGGTTTGACATCCACGAGATTCCTATAACTGCT AATTCTCCAAAAGATGAAAGTGGTCTTCTCAAAGCAGTTAGGAACGTGCATAAGATGATAGACAAGGAGATTGCTGCTGGCACTAATCCTAAAAATGTGTTTGTGTGTGGATTCAGTCAAGGAG GTGCGTTGACATTGGCAAGTGCTCTGCTATACCCTCAAACACTAGGTGGTGCTGCAGTCTTTAGTGGATGGCTTCCTTTTAATTCATCTATAATACAACAAATTCCCCCAGAGGCAAAGAGG ACACCTATTTTGTGGTCTCATGGGATTGATGACAGAACCGTAATGTTTGAAGCTGGACAAGCAGGTCCTCCTTTCCTTGAACAAGCTGGTGTAAGCTGCGAGTTTAAG GCTTATCCTGGTCTTGCCCATTCAATAAGCAATGATGAGCTCAAGCACCTGGAGTCATGGATCAAAACTCGTCTAAATAGTTCTTCTTGA
- the LOC101310383 gene encoding acyl-protein thioesterase 1-like isoform 2, whose product MARSFVLWLHGLGDSGPANEPIKTLFTSPEFRNTIWSFPSAPSIPVTCNYGAVMPSWFDIHEIPITANSPKDESGLLKAVRNVHKMIDKEIAAGTNPKNVFVCGFSQGGALTLASALLYPQTLGGAAVFSGWLPFNSSIIQQIPPEAKRTPILWSHGIDDRTVMFEAGQAGPPFLEQAGVSCEFKAYPGLAHSISNDELKHLESWIKTRLNSSS is encoded by the exons ATGGCTCGCAGCTTCGTTCTCTGGCTTCATGGGTTGGGCGATTCCGGCCCAGCCAACGAGCCCATCAAGACCCTCTTCACCTCCCCGGAGTTTCGGAACACCATCTGGTCCTTCCCATCTGCTCCCTCAATCCCAGTCACATGCAACT ACGGTGCTGTGATGCCTTCATGGTTTGACATCCACGAGATTCCTATAACTGCT AATTCTCCAAAAGATGAAAGTGGTCTTCTCAAAGCAGTTAGGAACGTGCATAAGATGATAGACAAGGAGATTGCTGCTGGCACTAATCCTAAAAATGTGTTTGTGTGTGGATTCAGTCAAGGAG GTGCGTTGACATTGGCAAGTGCTCTGCTATACCCTCAAACACTAGGTGGTGCTGCAGTCTTTAGTGGATGGCTTCCTTTTAATTCATCTATAATACAACAAATTCCCCCAGAGGCAAAGAGG ACACCTATTTTGTGGTCTCATGGGATTGATGACAGAACCGTAATGTTTGAAGCTGGACAAGCAGGTCCTCCTTTCCTTGAACAAGCTGGTGTAAGCTGCGAGTTTAAG GCTTATCCTGGTCTTGCCCATTCAATAAGCAATGATGAGCTCAAGCACCTGGAGTCATGGATCAAAACTCGTCTAAATAGTTCTTCTTGA
- the LOC101309329 gene encoding dehydrogenase/reductase SDR family member 4-like → MEKTKIGKRFVGKVVIVTASTQGIGFAIAERLGLEGASVVISSRKQNNVDEAVEKLRAQGIEALGIVCHVSNEQQRKNLIGKTVQKYGKIDVVVSNAAANPSVEAILHTQESVLDKLWEVNVKASILLLKEAAPHLKKGSSVILISSIAGFQPPASMAMYGVTKTALLGLTKALADEMAPETRVNCIAPGFVPTNFASYITTNAAVRKELEEKTLLKKLGKTEDMAAAAAFLASDDASYITGETLVVAGGMPSRL, encoded by the exons ATGGAGAAGACCAAGATCGGAAAGAGATTCGTCGGCAAAGTAGTTATCGTCACTGCTTCCACTCAGGGCATCGGCTTCGCAATCGCCGAGCGTCTTGGCCTCGAAGGCGCCTCCGTCGTCATCTCCTCTCGAAAACAA AACAACGTAGATGAAGCAGTTGAAAAGCTTAGAGCGCAAGGAATTGAAGCTTTGGGGATAGTCTGCCATGTGTCCAATGAACAACAGAGGAAGAATCTGATAGGCAAGACTGTGCAG AAATATGGGAAGATAGATGTTGTAGTATCAAATGCTGCTGCCAATCCATCAGTTGAGGCAATATTGCACACCCAAGAGTCTGTGCTTGACAAGCTATGGGAAGTAAATGTCAAAGCTTCTATACTTCTTCTAAAG GAGGCGGCTCCTCACTTGAAGAAAGGTTCTTCTGTTATTCTCATATCCTCAATTGCTGGCTTCCAGCCACCAGCGTCCATGGCAATGTATGGAGTCACTAAAACTGCCCTCCTTGGGTTAACTAAG GCCCTTGCGGATGAAATGGCCCCAGAAACTCGTGTAAATTGTATTGCTCCTGGTTTTGTGCCTACAAACTTTGCTTCATACATCACAACTAATGCTGCCGTG AGGAAGGAGCTTGAGGAGAAGACGCTACTTAAAAAGCTTGGTAAAACTGAAGACATGGCTGCCGCTGCTGCATTTTTGGCATCTGATGATGCTTCTTACATTACTGGAGAAACTCTAGTGGTGGCTGGAGGGATGCCATCAAGGCTCTAG
- the LOC101308747 gene encoding non-specific lipid-transfer protein 1-like, which translates to MANKMASLLILAFALMVVALNASLANGDITCQAAILDLMPCQSYLASFGPPTPTVPCCDGVRSVDAQATTTEIRRSLCECFKKAAAGMPIDPAKLKQLPQFCQVSVPVPLDPSIDCSKISF; encoded by the exons ATGGCGAACAAAATGGCTTCGCTTTTGATTCTTGCCTTTGCGCTTATGGTTGTCGCCCTCAATGCTTCCCTCGCAAATGGGGACATCACATGTCAAGCTGCCATATTAGATTTGATGCCATGTCAGTCTTACTTGGCAAGCTTTGGTCCGCCAACCCCTACCGTCCCTTGCTGTGATGGTGTTCGAAGTGTGGACGCTCAAGCTACCACCACAGAGATTCGTAGAAGCCTCTGTGAATGCTTTAAGAAGGCTGCTGCTGGCATGCCTATAGACCCTGCAAAACTTAAGCAGCTTCCTCAGTTCTGTCAAGTCTCTGTTCCTGTTCCTCTTGACCCCAGCATCGACTGTAGCAA GATTTCATTTTAA
- the LOC101308656 gene encoding uncharacterized protein LOC101308656 gives MKKLYRRGTVHPSPPIVSDHLSFLPATILALAAALSLEDREVLAYLISCSNTNNNNNNNNLTASPSSRKTTTANNNRKSSAAKGGGGSGGGDHPARFNCSCFRCYTSYWVRWDESPNRELIHEIIDAFEYDLLSSQTKTAGSKYGKKDKRQNNKRGKGQGQGSDLSLNKKKDHQLVKTNMVEEITNSSNSTDHSGDLDGDEESKGSVRRFVSFLGERIWGGVWSQ, from the coding sequence ATGAAGAAGCTGTACCGCAGAGGCACGGTTCATCCGTCGCCGCCAATCGTCTCCGACCACCTGTCCTTCCTTCCCGCCACCATCCTCGCCCTCGCGGCCGCCCTGTCCCTCGAAGACAGGGAGGTCCTTGCTTACCTCATCTCATGCTCCAACACTAACAACAACAACAACAACAACAACTTAACAGCCTCACCTTCCTCACGTAAGACCACAACCGCCAACAACAACAGAAAGAGTTCCGCCGCAAAAGGAGGCGGTGGAAGCGGCGGCGGAGACCACCCGGCCAGGTTCAACTGCAGCTGCTTCAGATGCTACACGAGTTACTGGGTCAGATGGGACGAGTCCCCGAATCGAGAATTGATCCATGAGATCATCGATGCTTTTGAATATGACTTACTTTCATCTCAGACTAAAACGGCAGGGTCCAAGTATGGCAAGAAAGACAAGAGGCAGAATAACAAGAGAGGTAAAGGGCAGGGTCAAGGATCCGACTTGAGTCTGAATAAAAAGAAGGATCATCAGCTGGTGAAGACTAACATGGTGGAGGAGATCACTAATAGTAGCAATAGTACTGATCACTCTGGTGATCTTGATGGCGATGAGGAAAGCAAAGGATCAGTGAGAAGATTTGTGAGCTTTCTTGGTGAGAGGATATGGGGTGGTGTCTGGAGCCAGTGA